The following proteins are encoded in a genomic region of Variovorax paradoxus:
- the mnmH gene encoding tRNA 2-selenouridine(34) synthase MnmH, producing MPMREHDNPRHQPTRVADLHRFDTVIDARSPSEFALDHIPGAINCPVLDDEERRIVGTIYKQTGAFEARRVGGAMVAANLARHLRERFGEQPANWRPLVYCWRGGLRSGSMVTWLRLVGWDAQQLAGGYKSFRHHVLAQIEATVPKLRLQVICGATGSAKTRVLQALAARGEQVLDLEHCASHKGSLLGALPGVPQPSQKQFETRIATCFDSLDASRTLYVEGESARIGKLSVPIPLVAHMRAAACIEIQADAASRLDYLLRDYAYLGDDRAALAAQLDRLKEMQGKAVVQRWQEWALQGDLPQLFAELMALHYDPHYERSQARHFEKWPLRQQVAAPDLTDKGIEAVADAILRLNAAG from the coding sequence ATGCCCATGCGTGAACACGACAACCCGCGCCACCAGCCCACGCGCGTGGCCGACCTGCACCGGTTCGACACCGTCATCGATGCACGCTCGCCTTCGGAGTTCGCGCTCGACCACATTCCCGGTGCCATCAACTGCCCGGTGCTGGACGACGAAGAGCGCCGCATCGTCGGCACCATCTACAAGCAGACCGGTGCGTTCGAAGCGCGCCGCGTCGGCGGTGCGATGGTGGCCGCCAACCTTGCGCGGCACCTGCGCGAACGCTTCGGCGAACAGCCCGCCAACTGGCGCCCGCTCGTGTATTGCTGGCGCGGAGGGCTGCGCAGCGGCTCGATGGTGACCTGGCTGCGCCTTGTCGGCTGGGACGCGCAACAGCTCGCCGGCGGCTACAAGAGCTTTCGCCACCATGTGCTGGCGCAGATCGAGGCCACGGTGCCGAAGCTGCGGCTCCAGGTGATCTGCGGCGCCACCGGCAGCGCCAAGACGCGCGTGCTGCAAGCGCTGGCCGCGCGCGGCGAACAGGTGCTCGACCTGGAGCATTGCGCCAGCCATAAGGGCTCGCTGCTGGGCGCGCTGCCCGGCGTGCCGCAGCCATCGCAAAAGCAGTTCGAGACCCGCATCGCCACCTGCTTCGATTCGCTCGACGCCTCGCGCACGCTGTACGTGGAAGGCGAAAGCGCGCGCATCGGCAAGCTCTCGGTGCCCATTCCCTTGGTCGCGCACATGCGCGCCGCCGCATGCATCGAGATCCAGGCGGATGCGGCATCGCGGCTCGACTATCTGCTGCGCGACTACGCCTACCTCGGCGACGACCGCGCCGCCCTGGCGGCCCAGCTCGACAGGCTGAAGGAAATGCAGGGCAAGGCGGTGGTGCAGCGCTGGCAGGAATGGGCGCTCCAGGGCGACCTGCCTCAACTCTTTGCCGAACTGATGGCGCTTCATTACGATCCCCACTACGAACGCTCGCAGGCACGCCATTTCGAGAAATGGCCGCTGCGCCAGCAGGTGGCGGCACCGGACCTCACGGACAAAGGCATCGAAGCCGTGGCGGACGCCATCCTGCGATTGAACGCCGCCGGGTGA
- a CDS encoding phosphonate ABC transporter ATP-binding protein produces the protein MSFSLGQVGLIHPNGHRALQSVSFAARAGERVAVIGPSGAGKTTLLRVLGAALRPGEGTVQLLGDAPWSLATPGLRKLRARIGTVHQSPPIAPRLRVVTAVLSGRLGQWSAMRALASLLRPSDLAGAHEVLSRLSLEDRLFDRCDRLSGGQLQRVGIARVLYQRPALLLADEPVSALDPTLADATLQQLVAQSEATGATLVASLHAVDLALRWFPRIVGMRSGQVVFDEPVGNVTEPMLTALYASEGGLPMQARERPLDIASGAFVAGPANSVERPDCL, from the coding sequence GTGAGTTTCTCGCTCGGCCAGGTCGGGCTGATCCACCCGAACGGCCATCGCGCGCTGCAAAGCGTGTCGTTCGCCGCGCGTGCGGGCGAGCGGGTGGCCGTCATCGGGCCCTCGGGCGCGGGCAAGACCACGCTGCTGCGCGTGCTCGGCGCCGCGCTGCGGCCCGGCGAAGGCACGGTGCAGTTGCTCGGCGACGCGCCATGGAGCCTGGCAACACCGGGCCTGCGCAAGCTGCGCGCGCGCATCGGCACCGTGCACCAGAGCCCGCCGATTGCGCCGCGCCTGCGCGTGGTCACCGCCGTGCTCTCGGGGCGGCTGGGGCAATGGAGCGCGATGCGCGCACTGGCCTCGCTGCTGCGTCCGTCAGACCTTGCAGGCGCGCACGAGGTGTTGTCGCGCCTCTCGCTCGAAGACCGGCTGTTCGACCGCTGCGACCGTCTCTCCGGCGGCCAGCTGCAACGTGTGGGCATTGCACGCGTGCTCTATCAACGGCCCGCCTTGCTGCTGGCCGACGAACCGGTGTCCGCGCTCGACCCCACGCTGGCCGATGCCACGCTGCAGCAACTCGTGGCACAGAGCGAAGCGACGGGCGCCACGCTCGTGGCCTCGCTGCATGCGGTCGACCTGGCGCTGCGCTGGTTTCCGCGCATCGTGGGCATGCGCAGCGGGCAGGTGGTGTTCGACGAGCCCGTCGGCAATGTGACGGAGCCGATGCTCACGGCGCTTTATGCAAGCGAAGGCGGGCTGCCGATGCAGGCACGCGAACGGCCGCTCGACATCGCATCCGGTGCGTTCGTTGCAGGCCCGGCGAATTCCGTCGAACGACCGGATTGCCTGTGA
- a CDS encoding PhnE/PtxC family ABC transporter permease, translating into MSTVQPLPPRTAPALRDPLARRRVVWLLAALVIAWPMLQLSGFAPSALFAPGNLQVIGGFLAGFLPPETAPDFLAMLGKATLETLAMATAGTALAFVIGAPLAFVTTRALSVSRIGPGPGRAQAAVVRQAGRSVLMVLRAIPEIVWALVFVRALGLGPAAGVLALAITYGGMLGKVYAEVLESTDTRPARALMESGGGRFAALAYGLLPNCAQELISYTVYRWECAVRASVVMGFVGAGGLGQLMDQSMKMLNGGEASSILLVFLVLVLLADALSNALRRLLA; encoded by the coding sequence GTGAGCACCGTGCAGCCACTGCCGCCGCGTACAGCCCCAGCGCTGCGCGATCCGCTGGCGCGGCGCCGCGTGGTGTGGCTGTTGGCCGCGCTCGTCATTGCATGGCCGATGCTCCAGCTGTCGGGCTTTGCGCCCTCCGCGCTGTTCGCGCCCGGCAACCTGCAGGTGATCGGCGGTTTCCTGGCCGGCTTTCTGCCGCCCGAAACCGCACCGGACTTTCTCGCGATGCTGGGCAAGGCCACGCTGGAGACGCTGGCGATGGCCACCGCGGGCACCGCGCTGGCATTCGTGATTGGCGCGCCGCTGGCTTTCGTGACCACGCGCGCGCTCTCGGTCTCGCGCATCGGGCCCGGCCCGGGACGCGCACAGGCCGCGGTGGTGCGGCAGGCCGGGCGTTCCGTGCTGATGGTGCTGCGCGCCATCCCAGAAATTGTCTGGGCACTGGTCTTCGTGCGCGCGCTCGGCCTGGGCCCCGCAGCCGGCGTGCTGGCGCTGGCCATCACCTATGGCGGCATGCTCGGCAAGGTGTATGCCGAGGTGCTCGAATCGACCGACACGCGGCCCGCCCGTGCATTGATGGAAAGCGGCGGCGGGCGCTTCGCCGCGCTCGCCTACGGCCTTTTGCCGAACTGCGCGCAGGAGCTCATCTCTTACACCGTGTACCGATGGGAATGCGCCGTCAGGGCTTCCGTCGTAATGGGCTTTGTGGGCGCGGGCGGGCTGGGCCAGCTCATGGACCAGTCGATGAAGATGCTCAACGGCGGCGAAGCCAGCAGCATCCTGCTGGTGTTCCTGGTGCTGGTGCTGCTCGCGGATGCGCTGAGCAATGCATTGCGGCGGTTGCTGGCATGA
- a CDS encoding GNAT family N-acetyltransferase yields MTLEWRHSLEDIDWEELSRLYQAAPLGNKQPDGLKLVFSNSMFKCFVHDDGRLVGAGRAMADGLDCSYICDVAVHPTHQGTGLGKEIVSRLMALSSGHRKIILYAVAGKEPFYEKFGFRRMKTAMAVFENQAQAVERGLIE; encoded by the coding sequence ATGACGCTCGAATGGCGCCATTCGCTCGAAGACATCGACTGGGAAGAACTCTCGCGGCTCTACCAGGCCGCACCGCTCGGCAACAAGCAGCCCGACGGTCTGAAGCTCGTTTTCTCCAACAGCATGTTCAAGTGCTTCGTGCATGACGACGGCCGCCTGGTCGGCGCAGGGCGCGCCATGGCCGACGGGCTCGACTGCTCCTACATCTGCGACGTGGCCGTGCACCCCACGCATCAGGGCACGGGCCTTGGCAAGGAGATCGTCTCGCGGCTCATGGCGCTCTCGAGCGGACACCGCAAGATCATCCTCTATGCGGTGGCCGGCAAGGAGCCCTTCTACGAAAAGTTCGGCTTCAGGCGCATGAAGACCGCGATGGCCGTCTTCGAGAACCAGGCGCAGGCTGTCGAGCGCGGGCTGATCGAGTGA
- a CDS encoding GNAT family N-acetyltransferase: MNHSVVPTEEHHFESLHKALDIVAREQKYLALTQAPPWEQSLSFYRNVLAKGFPHFVAVDGQGKVVGWCDVSPVFGHSRAHIGLLGVALLPETRGRRLGAKLLQAAIDKSWARGLTRIELSVRADNLNAKALYERFGFEHEGLVRRASLIDGVYHDAHAMALLR, translated from the coding sequence GTGAACCATTCCGTCGTTCCCACCGAGGAGCACCACTTCGAGAGCCTCCACAAGGCGCTCGACATCGTGGCACGCGAACAGAAATACCTCGCGCTCACTCAAGCGCCGCCTTGGGAGCAATCGCTTTCCTTCTATCGCAACGTGCTGGCCAAGGGCTTCCCTCATTTCGTGGCGGTCGATGGCCAGGGCAAGGTCGTGGGCTGGTGCGACGTATCGCCGGTCTTCGGCCATTCGCGCGCCCACATCGGCCTGCTGGGCGTCGCCTTGCTGCCTGAAACACGCGGCCGCAGGCTCGGCGCGAAGCTGTTGCAGGCGGCGATCGACAAGTCGTGGGCGCGAGGACTGACCCGCATCGAGCTCTCCGTTCGCGCGGACAACCTGAATGCGAAAGCGCTGTACGAGCGATTCGGCTTCGAACACGAAGGCCTGGTGCGCCGCGCCAGCCTGATCGACGGCGTCTACCACGACGCGCACGCGATGGCGCTGCTTCGCTAG
- the pbpC gene encoding penicillin-binding protein 1C, with product MHRTSSTASRLVAALIVAACAQPALAVAAGGVSFDEVKREFRSSDTAVLDRNGELLQRVRTDATVRRGQWIALADVSPALRMAMVLSEDRRFYEHSGIDWRAVSSAAWANLWNTRTRGASTITMQLSGLLDEDLRRANSGRTFTQKIGQTVAATQLERSWRKDQILEAYLNSVPFRGEIVGIDALSRTLFGKAPSGLDAREASVAAALVRAPNAKPAMVAQRACEVMRVMEPGQKIDCDALDMFTSAAVQRRAFDANEGIAPHAARRVLRELREAGEATAAAPAAAASRQAAPKEAAVRTSLRAPLQRFALDALQRHLKELRGRHVEDGALVVLDNASGEVLAWVGSSGPLSQAAEVDAVTALRQPGSTLKPLLYAQAIAERRLTAASLIDDSSAQINTANGLYIPQNYDRKFKGPVSVRTALAASLNVPAVRTLVMVSPESFARRLRAVGLPLRESGDYYGYSLALGSAEVSLLSLANAYRALANGGRFGPTTLIARHPAPTPGPTAKAGASAAAPLFDPRAAFIVGDVLSDANARTRTFGLDSILSTRFWTAVKTGTSKDMRDNWAVGWSQRYTVGVWVGNASGASMWDVSGTSGAAPVWAEVMRFLHAREPSRAPHPPAGLTEARVAFGPGADGNPLEAARSEWFLEGTEQPLFALDTGTGASAGAAAARITAPADGTILALDPDIPPLHQRVHFESEGRGVQWRIDGKHFARGNSAQWLPWPGRHVIELVDATGKVVDQRKLEVRGAGVVTKSARR from the coding sequence ATGCACCGCACGTCCTCCACCGCCAGCCGCCTCGTCGCCGCGTTGATCGTGGCGGCCTGCGCGCAGCCGGCGCTTGCGGTGGCCGCCGGCGGCGTGAGCTTCGACGAAGTGAAGCGCGAGTTCCGCTCTTCGGATACCGCGGTGCTCGACCGCAACGGCGAGCTGCTGCAGCGCGTGCGCACCGATGCCACGGTGCGGCGCGGCCAGTGGATTGCGCTGGCCGATGTATCGCCGGCGCTTCGCATGGCCATGGTGCTGAGCGAGGACCGGCGCTTCTACGAGCACAGCGGCATCGACTGGCGCGCGGTGTCGTCCGCCGCCTGGGCCAACCTGTGGAACACCCGCACCCGCGGCGCGTCGACCATCACGATGCAGCTCTCGGGCCTGCTCGACGAAGACCTGCGCCGCGCCAACAGCGGGCGCACCTTCACGCAGAAGATCGGCCAGACCGTGGCGGCCACGCAGTTGGAACGCAGCTGGCGCAAGGACCAGATCCTCGAGGCCTATCTCAACTCGGTGCCGTTTCGCGGCGAGATCGTGGGCATCGACGCGCTTTCGCGCACGCTGTTCGGCAAGGCGCCGAGCGGCCTCGACGCGCGCGAGGCCAGCGTGGCCGCCGCGCTGGTGCGCGCGCCCAACGCGAAGCCCGCGATGGTGGCGCAGCGCGCCTGCGAGGTCATGCGCGTCATGGAACCGGGCCAGAAGATCGACTGCGATGCGCTCGACATGTTCACCAGCGCAGCGGTGCAGCGGCGCGCGTTCGATGCGAACGAAGGCATTGCGCCGCATGCGGCGCGGCGTGTCTTGAGAGAGCTGCGCGAGGCCGGCGAAGCGACCGCCGCCGCGCCTGCCGCAGCGGCGTCGCGGCAAGCGGCCCCCAAGGAAGCCGCAGTGCGCACCTCGTTGCGCGCGCCGCTGCAGCGCTTCGCGCTCGATGCGCTGCAGCGCCACCTGAAGGAACTGCGCGGCCGGCATGTGGAAGACGGCGCACTCGTGGTGCTCGACAACGCGAGCGGCGAAGTGCTCGCCTGGGTCGGCTCGTCGGGCCCGCTGAGCCAGGCGGCCGAGGTCGATGCGGTCACCGCCCTGCGCCAGCCCGGCTCCACGCTCAAGCCGCTGCTCTACGCACAGGCCATTGCCGAGCGGCGGCTCACCGCGGCATCGCTGATCGACGATTCGTCGGCCCAGATCAACACCGCGAACGGGCTCTACATTCCGCAGAACTACGACCGCAAGTTCAAGGGGCCGGTGTCGGTGCGCACCGCACTGGCTGCCTCGCTCAACGTACCGGCCGTGCGCACGCTGGTGATGGTGTCGCCCGAATCGTTCGCGCGGCGGTTGCGCGCGGTCGGCCTGCCGCTGCGCGAAAGCGGCGACTACTACGGCTACAGCCTCGCGCTGGGCAGCGCCGAGGTGTCGCTGCTGTCGCTCGCCAATGCCTACCGCGCGCTGGCCAACGGCGGGCGCTTCGGACCGACGACGCTGATCGCACGGCATCCCGCGCCGACGCCGGGCCCGACAGCCAAGGCCGGCGCCTCCGCTGCCGCGCCCCTCTTCGATCCGCGCGCGGCCTTCATCGTCGGCGACGTGCTGTCGGATGCGAATGCGCGCACACGCACCTTCGGGCTCGACAGCATTCTTTCCACCCGCTTCTGGACCGCGGTGAAAACCGGCACCAGCAAGGACATGCGCGACAACTGGGCCGTCGGCTGGTCGCAGCGCTACACGGTGGGCGTGTGGGTCGGCAACGCGAGCGGCGCCTCGATGTGGGACGTGAGCGGCACCAGCGGCGCGGCCCCGGTCTGGGCCGAAGTGATGCGCTTCCTGCACGCACGCGAGCCGAGCCGCGCACCCCATCCGCCCGCCGGGCTCACCGAGGCACGCGTCGCGTTCGGGCCCGGTGCCGACGGCAATCCGCTCGAGGCTGCGCGCAGCGAGTGGTTCCTCGAAGGCACGGAGCAGCCGCTCTTCGCGCTCGACACCGGTACCGGCGCATCGGCAGGCGCCGCGGCCGCACGCATCACCGCGCCGGCCGACGGCACCATCCTCGCGCTGGACCCCGACATTCCGCCGCTGCACCAGCGCGTGCACTTCGAGTCCGAAGGCCGCGGCGTGCAGTGGCGCATCGACGGCAAGCACTTTGCACGCGGCAACAGCGCGCAATGGCTGCCGTGGCCCGGACGGCACGTGATCGAACTCGTCGACGCCACGGGCAAGGTGGTCGACCAGCGCAAGCTCGAAGTGCGCGGCGCGGGCGTGGTCACGAAAAGCGCGCGCCGATGA
- the phnE gene encoding phosphonate ABC transporter, permease protein PhnE: MNAPAQFSRPPRCHRCWIASALVLAAVVASFVYLAIDYRALFTAESIGLMGKFIAEFFPPDFSSAFLAKTAWGALQTLAVSALGTLLASAGAAALALPASGRSGLLVRQGCRFVLNFLRSVPELVWAALMVLAAGIGPFAGALALALHTTGVLGRLFAESLENAPREPEQALALSGAGAAAAFGYGSLPLVLPQWVAYALYRWEMNIRMAAVLGFVGGGGLGQLLYFHLSIFQQQQAMTVLIAMFVLVALVDLASGRLRRNLGHAHA, translated from the coding sequence ATGAACGCCCCCGCGCAATTTAGCCGGCCACCTCGCTGCCACCGCTGCTGGATTGCATCGGCGCTGGTGCTGGCCGCTGTGGTGGCCAGCTTCGTCTACCTGGCCATCGACTACCGTGCGCTGTTCACGGCGGAGTCGATCGGCCTCATGGGCAAGTTCATCGCCGAGTTCTTTCCGCCCGATTTTTCGAGCGCCTTCCTTGCCAAGACGGCCTGGGGCGCGCTGCAGACACTGGCCGTGTCGGCGCTGGGCACGCTGCTGGCATCCGCAGGTGCCGCCGCGCTGGCATTGCCGGCCTCGGGCAGGTCGGGCCTGCTGGTGCGGCAGGGCTGCCGCTTCGTCCTCAATTTTCTGCGCAGCGTGCCCGAACTCGTGTGGGCAGCGCTCATGGTGCTGGCCGCGGGCATCGGCCCGTTCGCCGGCGCGCTCGCGCTCGCATTGCACACCACCGGCGTGCTGGGCCGCCTGTTCGCCGAAAGCCTGGAGAACGCGCCTCGCGAACCCGAGCAGGCGCTAGCGCTCAGCGGCGCCGGCGCCGCGGCGGCCTTCGGCTACGGCAGCCTGCCGCTCGTGCTGCCGCAATGGGTGGCCTATGCGCTGTATCGTTGGGAAATGAACATCCGGATGGCCGCGGTGCTGGGTTTTGTCGGCGGCGGCGGCCTGGGCCAGCTTCTCTACTTCCACTTGTCGATCTTTCAACAGCAGCAGGCCATGACCGTATTGATTGCAATGTTCGTCCTGGTGGCCCTTGTCGACTTGGCAAGCGGCCGGCTGCGGCGCAACTTGGGGCATGCCCATGCGTGA
- a CDS encoding LysE family translocator, which produces MPVELWLAFVAASAVLLIIPGPTILTVISYSMSHGRRANVPLVAAVALGDSTALVVSLLGLGALLATSAFWFTVVKWAGGLYLLYLGIKLLRAGITSSEIAAPAAPASRWRLFANTYLVTALNPKGIVFFVAFLPQFLSPAADMTRQLWVLAVTFVAMAALNATLYAVFAGSARKLLSSPRAQRRFNLAGGSLLSAAGVWALLARRPA; this is translated from the coding sequence ATGCCCGTTGAACTCTGGCTCGCCTTCGTCGCCGCATCGGCCGTGCTGCTGATCATTCCCGGCCCGACCATCCTCACGGTGATCAGCTATTCGATGTCGCACGGGCGGCGCGCCAATGTGCCGCTGGTTGCGGCCGTGGCACTCGGCGATTCGACGGCGTTGGTGGTTTCGCTGCTCGGCCTGGGTGCGTTGCTGGCCACATCGGCATTCTGGTTCACGGTGGTGAAGTGGGCGGGCGGCCTGTATCTGCTCTATCTCGGCATCAAGCTGCTGCGCGCGGGCATCACATCGTCCGAAATCGCGGCGCCGGCGGCGCCTGCTTCGCGCTGGAGACTGTTCGCCAACACCTACCTGGTGACGGCGCTGAACCCCAAGGGCATCGTGTTCTTCGTGGCGTTCCTGCCGCAGTTTTTGAGTCCTGCAGCCGACATGACGCGCCAGCTCTGGGTGCTGGCGGTCACCTTCGTGGCCATGGCCGCGCTCAATGCCACGCTCTACGCGGTGTTTGCGGGATCGGCCCGCAAGCTGCTTTCATCGCCGCGCGCGCAGCGGCGCTTCAACCTGGCGGGCGGTTCGCTGCTGAGCGCGGCGGGCGTGTGGGCGCTGCTCGCGCGCCGGCCCGCCTGA
- a CDS encoding putative selenate ABC transporter substrate-binding protein codes for MKTLLRIALALSLSAFALGASAQAKVLRVSAIPDEAPTELQRKFTPLGDYLKKETGMDVQFTPVTDYAAVVEGLATNKIDLAWLGGFTFVQARIRTNGGAVPIVQRAEDEVFTSKFIVPQDSTAKTLADLKGKTFAFGAPSSTSGSLMPRYFLMQAGIDPEKDFKTVAFSGAHDATVAFVAASRAEAGVLNASVWDKLVESKNPNAAKVRVLTTTPTYYDYNWTVRPGLDPALTKKLTEAFLKLDPANPAMKEIMNLQRASKFIATKSSNYDGIEAAAKAAGLVK; via the coding sequence ATGAAAACCCTCCTTCGCATCGCCCTTGCACTTTCGTTGTCCGCCTTCGCCCTGGGTGCCTCAGCACAGGCCAAGGTGCTGCGCGTGTCCGCCATTCCCGACGAGGCGCCCACCGAGCTGCAGCGCAAGTTCACGCCGCTGGGCGACTACCTGAAGAAGGAAACCGGCATGGACGTGCAGTTCACGCCCGTGACCGACTACGCCGCGGTGGTCGAAGGCCTGGCCACGAACAAGATCGACCTGGCCTGGCTCGGCGGCTTCACCTTCGTGCAGGCGCGCATTCGCACCAACGGCGGCGCGGTGCCGATCGTGCAGCGCGCGGAAGACGAGGTGTTCACCAGCAAGTTCATCGTGCCGCAGGACAGCACCGCCAAGACGCTGGCCGACCTGAAGGGCAAGACCTTCGCGTTCGGTGCGCCTTCGTCCACCTCGGGCAGCCTGATGCCGCGCTACTTCCTGATGCAGGCGGGCATCGACCCCGAGAAAGACTTCAAGACAGTGGCATTCTCCGGCGCGCACGATGCCACCGTGGCCTTCGTGGCCGCATCGCGCGCCGAGGCGGGCGTGCTGAACGCATCGGTGTGGGACAAGCTGGTCGAAAGCAAGAACCCGAACGCCGCCAAGGTGCGCGTGCTGACCACCACGCCCACCTACTACGACTACAACTGGACGGTGCGCCCCGGCCTCGATCCGGCACTGACGAAGAAGCTCACCGAAGCCTTCCTGAAGCTGGACCCGGCCAACCCCGCCATGAAGGAGATCATGAACCTGCAGCGTGCGAGCAAGTTCATTGCCACCAAGTCGTCGAACTACGACGGCATCGAAGCTGCCGCCAAGGCGGCGGGCCTGGTCAAGTGA
- a CDS encoding thrombospondin type 3 repeat-containing protein: MKKTLAVLLAASAVLAGCVVAPYDRPAPRPGYGHGYGDRDRDGVPNRYDRDRDGDGVPNRYDRSPNNPYR, translated from the coding sequence ATGAAGAAGACATTGGCCGTTCTGCTTGCCGCATCGGCTGTCCTGGCCGGCTGCGTGGTTGCGCCCTATGACCGTCCAGCACCGCGCCCGGGCTACGGCCATGGCTATGGAGATCGGGACCGCGACGGCGTACCGAACCGGTACGACCGCGATCGCGACGGCGACGGCGTGCCCAACCGCTACGACCGCAGCCCGAACAACCCGTACCGTTGA
- a CDS encoding DUF2277 domain-containing protein — protein MCRSIKTLYNFEPPATEQEIRSAALQFVRKLSGFSVPSKANQEAFERAVDEVAATAARLIDSLVTTAEPRDRAIEAERAKARSAARFGT, from the coding sequence ATGTGCAGAAGCATCAAGACCCTCTACAACTTCGAGCCTCCCGCCACCGAGCAGGAAATTCGCTCCGCCGCGCTGCAATTCGTGCGCAAGCTCAGCGGCTTCAGTGTGCCCTCAAAGGCCAACCAGGAAGCCTTCGAGCGTGCGGTCGACGAAGTGGCTGCAACGGCGGCGCGCCTGATCGACTCGCTGGTCACCACCGCCGAGCCGCGCGACCGCGCGATCGAAGCCGAGCGTGCCAAGGCGAGGTCGGCCGCGCGCTTCGGCACCTGA
- a CDS encoding TPM domain-containing protein, with protein MKAARSSWSGLLLWLACTALLAWMPVAGAKPVPVPPMQTRVVDLTNTLPASAREDLRRQIAVLESDTQAQLAVLIVPTTGEDSIEQYATRVFGRWKLGRENQDDGVLLLVALKDRRMRIEVGTGLEGRITDIQAAGIIDAQMTPRFRSGDFAGGIEAAVQSLTQLIGEPAAVPLSDQAEPAEPGESTEMQVETPSEPEPEPNGMHVTREAWGLLGVALWSLLLGIWYGRGVSANARGRAAVQKTGRRRKGKAMGQRPEPWAGAVKAIEPSAPPRKPDWRIALGLLGAGPMAAAAGLLNPPMAALLATPAAFSYGIGYACGRWRKVSYVMGGITLVPAALVAVALAVGQPFWWGLLWALGLGGAGLAIVGIAVCMRNAWQRSVPGFMVRLLVVLGVFAFMVSTAQPGPVPDERWIPVGLASFIALLFAFFPFGSGSGRSSSDDSDSGWSSSSSSSSSSSSSSSSSSSSSSSDGGGGSSSGGGASGSW; from the coding sequence ATGAAGGCGGCGCGCTCCTCCTGGTCCGGCCTTCTTCTCTGGCTGGCGTGCACCGCCCTGCTGGCCTGGATGCCGGTCGCCGGGGCCAAGCCGGTGCCCGTGCCGCCGATGCAGACGCGCGTGGTCGATCTGACGAACACGCTGCCGGCGTCGGCCCGCGAAGACCTGCGGCGACAGATCGCCGTGCTCGAAAGCGACACCCAGGCGCAGCTCGCCGTCCTGATCGTGCCGACCACCGGCGAAGACTCGATCGAGCAGTACGCCACGCGCGTGTTCGGGCGCTGGAAGCTGGGCCGCGAGAACCAGGACGACGGCGTGCTGCTGCTGGTGGCACTCAAGGACCGGCGCATGCGCATCGAAGTGGGAACGGGCCTCGAAGGCCGGATCACCGACATCCAGGCCGCCGGCATCATCGATGCACAGATGACGCCGCGCTTTCGCAGCGGCGACTTCGCCGGCGGCATCGAAGCGGCGGTGCAGTCGCTGACGCAGCTGATCGGCGAGCCCGCGGCCGTTCCACTCTCCGACCAAGCCGAACCGGCCGAGCCGGGCGAATCGACGGAGATGCAGGTGGAAACCCCGTCCGAACCCGAACCCGAGCCGAACGGCATGCATGTCACGCGCGAGGCCTGGGGCCTGCTCGGGGTCGCGCTGTGGAGCCTGCTGCTGGGCATCTGGTACGGACGCGGCGTGTCCGCCAACGCACGTGGGCGAGCGGCGGTGCAGAAAACAGGCCGCCGGCGCAAGGGCAAAGCCATGGGACAGCGGCCCGAGCCCTGGGCCGGCGCCGTGAAGGCGATCGAACCGTCCGCGCCGCCGCGCAAACCCGATTGGCGCATCGCACTGGGCCTGCTCGGCGCCGGTCCGATGGCCGCCGCCGCGGGGCTGCTGAACCCGCCCATGGCAGCCTTGCTGGCGACGCCGGCCGCGTTCTCCTACGGCATCGGCTATGCCTGCGGCCGTTGGCGCAAGGTGAGCTACGTGATGGGCGGCATCACGCTGGTGCCCGCGGCACTGGTTGCCGTCGCGTTGGCGGTCGGCCAGCCGTTCTGGTGGGGGCTGTTGTGGGCCCTGGGCCTCGGCGGCGCCGGCCTGGCCATCGTGGGCATCGCGGTGTGCATGCGCAACGCCTGGCAGCGCAGTGTCCCGGGCTTCATGGTCCGCCTGCTGGTCGTGCTGGGGGTCTTCGCCTTCATGGTGTCGACAGCTCAGCCGGGGCCGGTACCCGATGAAAGGTGGATTCCCGTCGGGCTGGCGAGCTTCATCGCGCTGCTGTTCGCCTTTTTTCCCTTCGGGAGCGGTAGCGGCAGAAGCAGCAGCGACGACAGCGACAGCGGGTGGAGCAGCAGTTCGTCGAGCAGCAGCAGCAGCAGCTCGTCGTCGTCCTCCTCTTCGTCCTCGTCCTCCTCCGATGGCGGCGGCGGCTCCAGCAGCGGCGGCGGAGCCTCAGGCAGCTGGTAA